From one Lycium ferocissimum isolate CSIRO_LF1 chromosome 5, AGI_CSIRO_Lferr_CH_V1, whole genome shotgun sequence genomic stretch:
- the LOC132057515 gene encoding nuclear intron maturase 4, mitochondrial: MVVHKCTSLLHFLASNSSSIGRPVVRFLGYSLYSTANQVGKVKLAQDLAGLVQESLNLEEKNSQVSKKFVSTVEKSINVKVSEDKKNGVSLAQNLANLVEESYNLDETKPLSRVEHKRLLELRIKKRVKEHHVNGKFRNLIKEVVANPKTLRDAFDCIRLSSNVDLASEDGENLPFEAMAEELYCGYFDVSANTYSISTRGRKKEVLVFPNVKLKVVEEAIRIVLEVVYRPHFSKISHGCRSGRSHLSALKYVRKDIVNPNWWFTLPVCKKLDNQILAKLFSTMQDKIDDPFLYSIICSMSNTGVLNLEFGGFPKGHGLPQEGTLAPILMNIYLDLFDREMYRLSMRYEAIDKGSSTEKSGPHSVLRSWFRKQISGNGSQECHDEIRVHCCRFMDEILIAISGPKEVAVAIKSETENYFKNSLHLEFENETDVFPCDGPTGIRFLGSVVKRSLKESPAIKAVHKLKEKVKLFASQKEHSWDTGTARIGKKWLGHGLKKVKESEIKHLSDGSSLLSQISCFRKDGMETDHWYKVLLKVWMQNKNVKYETNEDIILSKHIVEPALPQDLRDSYYEFQKRVQEYITSETASTLALLPNSNSSSLVTQIIAPISIIKKRLFRYGLTNSEGYPRPCHLLVFWDDNEIVDWYAGLICRWLRWYTECDNFNEVKLIICNQVRLSCIRTLAMKYRIYETEIEKKFDFELRRMPATEDMELDIITNETTNPEGVDNDALMYGITYSGICLFSLARMVSQSRPCNCFVIGCSAAAPRVYTLHVMERQRFPGWKTGFSSCIHPSLRRRRLGLCKHHLKDLLLGNISLESINFGAWKGDNLP; this comes from the exons atgGTTGTGCATAAATGTACTTCACTTCTCCACTTTCTCGCCAGCAATTCTTCCTCTATTG GGAGACCTGTTGTAAGATTTCTTggttattcactttattctacTGCTAATCAAGTTGGCAAAGTAAAACTAGCTCAGGACCTAGCCGGTTTGGTTCAAGAATCTTTGAACCTGGAGGAGAAAAATTCTCAAGTATCTAAGAAATTTGTGTCCACGGTTGAGAAATCAATAAATGTTAAGGTCAGTGAGGATAAGAAAAACGGAGTGTCGTTGGCACAGAACTTAGCCAACTTGGTGGAAGAGTCTTATAATCTTGATGAGACTAAACCTTTGAGTCGGGTGGAACATAAAAGACTACTTGAACTACgcataaaaaaaagagttaaggAACATCATGTAAATGGAAAGTTTCGGAACCTCATAAAGGAAGTGGTTGCCAATCCAAAAACACTCCGTGATGCTTTTGATTGTATTCGATTGAGTTCTAATGTTGATCTAGCGTCGGAAGATGGTGAGAATTTGCCTTTTGAAGCCATGGCTGAAGAGCTTTATTGTGGGTATTTTGATGTAAGTGCTAACACATATTCGATCTCAACAAGGGGCCGAAAGAAAGAAGTCCTCGTCTTTCCAAATGTTAAACTCAAAGTTGTTGAGGAAGCAATCAGAATAGTATTAGAAGTTGTCTATCGACCTCACTTTTCTAAGATATCACATGGTTGTCGCAGCGGAAGGAGCCATTTATCTGCTCTTAAGTACGTTCGCAAAGATATAGTTAATCCGAATTGGTGGTTCACTTTGCCAGTTTGCAAAAAGCTCGACAATCAAATCCTAGCTAAGCTCTTCTCAACTATGCAAGACAAGATAGATGATCCTTTCCTATATTCTATAATATGTAGTATGTCTAACACTGGGGTATTGAATTTAGAATTCGGGGGTTTTCCAAAAGGACATGGTCTCCCACAAGAAGGAACATTGGCTCCAATTTTAATGAACATATATCTTGACCTCTTTGACCGTGAAATGTACAGGCTTTCAATGAGATACGAAGCTATTGATAAAGGTTCAAGCACTGaaaaaagtgggccccactCTGTGCTACGCAGTTGGTTTAGGAAACAGATATCTGGTAATGGTTCTCAAGAATGCCATGATGAAATTAGGGTACATTGTTGCCGCTTCATGGATGAGATCCTTATTGCCATCTCGGGTCCCAAAGAAGTGGCTGTTGCTATCAAGTCTGAAACTGAAAATTACTTTAAGAATTCTCTTCATTTAGAATTTGAAAATGAAACCGATGTTTTTCCATGCGATGGACCTACTGGAATTCGCTTCTTGGGTAGTGTGGTTAAAAGAAGCCTGAAAGAGAGTCCAGCTATAAAGGCTGTTcacaaattgaaggaaaaggtaaaatTATTTGCTTCGCAGAAGGAGCACTCGTGGGACACCGGGACAGCAAGAATTGGCAAGAAATGGTTGGGTCATGGGCTGAAGAAGGTAAAAGAATCAGAGATTAAGCATCTCTCTGATGGTAGCTCCCTTTTGAGCCAAATTTCGTGTTTTAGAAAAGATGGGATGGAAACGGATCATTGGTACAAAGTCTTACTAAAAGTTTGgatgcaaaataaaaatgttaaatACGAAACTAATGAGGATATTATCTTATCTAAGCATATTGTCGAACCAGCTCTGCCTCAAGATCTAAGAGATTCGTACTATGAGTTCCAGAAGCGTGTTCAGGAATATATAACTTCTGAGACAGCTTCGACTCTTGCACTGTTGCCAAACTCCAACTCTTCGTCATTAGTGACGCAGATCATAGCTCCAATCAGCATCATAAAGAAGCGACTTTTTCGATATGGATTGACAAATTCCGAAGGATATCCCCGGCCATGTCATCTGCTAGTCTTTTGGGATGACAATGAAATAGTTGACTGGTATGCAGGTTTAATCTGCCGATGGCTGAGATGGTACACTGAGTGTGACAACTTTAATGAGGTAAAACTCATTATTTGCAATCAAGTAAGGTTGTCTTGCATCAGAACTCTCGCAATGAAGTATAGGATATATGAGACTGAGATAGAGAagaagtttgattttgaattacGTAGAATGCCTGCAACTGAAGATATGGAGCTTGACATAATAACCAATGAAACAACAAATCCCGAAGGTGTTGATAATGATGCCTTAATGTATGGAATAACATACAGTGGAATATGTTTATTCTCTTTAGCAAGAATGGTGAGTCAGTCACGTCCTTGTAATTGCTTCGTTATAGGATGCTCAGCTGCAGCTCCTCGTGTGTACACTCTTCACGTGATGGAAAGACAAAGATTCCCTGGTTGGAAGACTGGATTTTCTAGCTGTATCCATCCCAGTTTACGTAGAAGGCGACTTGGGTTGTGTAAACATCATCTGAAGGATCTACTTCTCGGTAACATTTCGCTTGAATCTATTAATTTCGGTGCTTGGAAAGGAGACAACCTCCCTTGA